A window of the Hordeum vulgare subsp. vulgare chromosome 5H, MorexV3_pseudomolecules_assembly, whole genome shotgun sequence genome harbors these coding sequences:
- the LOC123397298 gene encoding uncharacterized protein LOC123397298, with protein PAVINILQEFADVFPQDVPPGLPPIRGIEHRIDLIPGASLPNRAPYRTNPEETKEIMRQIQELLDKGYIRESLSPCAVPIILVPKKDGTSRMCVDCRGINSITIRYRHPIPRLDDMLDELSGSIIFSKVDLHSGYHQIRMKLGDEWKTTFKTKFGLYEWLVMPFGLTNAPSTFMRLMNEVLLSFLGYVVTPHGIEVDKAKIEAIESWPQPKMGQAKLNNRHAKWVEFIETFSYVIKHKKGKENGIADALSRRYTMLSQLDFKIFGLETIKDQYVHDADFKDVLENCKEGRTWNKFIINNGFVFRANKLCIPACSVRFLLLYEAHGGRLMGHFGIKKIEDQEEDRRPGRIGWRLGGAATGAAVRPCGGSTERRLGRWLDGAVTRATAQPCGDSAERRIGARCDPAGARRAGSLWGRRDPVATRAAAAQPYVGSARGELVPAATDWSDLVQAIIFLLSVSIFLPRIVVGRWMAIGGRMGGRMLQRDML; from the exons cctgctgtcattaacattttgcaggagttcgctgacgtctttccacaagacgtgccaccgggattaccacctattagagggattgagcatcggattgacttaattcccggtgcatcgctacccaaccgtgcaccataccgtaccaatccagaggagacgaaggagattatgcgtcaaatacaagagctgctcgacaaaggttatatacgtgaatctcttagtccttgtgctgtccctattattctagtgccgaaaaaggatggtacatcgcgtatgtgtgttgattgtagaggcattaatagtattactattcgttatcgccatcctattcctaggctagatgatatgcttgatgaattaagtggctctataattttctccaaagttgatttgcatagtggataccatcaaattcgcatgaaattgggagatgaatggaaaacgacatttaaaactaagtttggcttatatgagtggttagttatgccttttggattgactaatgcacctagcactttcatgagattaatgaatgaggttttac tatcttttcttggctatgttgttactccacacggaattgaagttgataaagccaagattgaagctattgagagttggccgcaacccaaaatgg gtcaagcaaaactgaacaatagacatgctaaatgggttgaattcattgagactttctcgtacgtcattaaacacaagaagggtaaagaaaatggtattgctgatgctttgtctcgtcgttatactatgctttcacaacttgactttaaaatatttggtttggagaccatcaaagatcaatatgtgcatgatgctgatttcaaagatgtgctcgagaattgtaaagaagggagaacatggaacaagttcatcattaataatggatttgtgtttcgtgctaacaagctatgcattccagcttgCTCCGTTCGTTTTTTGTTGTTATATGAGGCGCATGGAGGacgattgatgggacactttggcataaAGAAGATAGAGgat CAG GAAGAGGATAGGCGACCTGGGCGAATCGGGTGGCGGCTCGGCGGAGCGGCGACTGGGGCGGCGGTTCGACCGTGCGGGGGCTCGACGGAGCGGCGACTCGGGCGGTGGCTCGACGGAGCGGTGACTCGAGCGACGGCACAACCTTGCGGCGACTCGGCAGAGCGGCGAATCGGGGCGCGGTGCGACCCTGCGGGGGCTCGACGAGCTGGTTCCTTGTGGGGGCGACGCGACCCCGTGGCGACTCGGGCCGCAGCGGCGCAACCCTACGTGGGCTCGGCGAGGGGCGAGCTGGTTCCCGCGGCGACGGACTGGAGCGATTTGGTCCaagctataatttttttattgtctgTAAGTATATTTTTACCTAGGATTGTTGTGGGACGTTGGATGGCGATTGGAGGGCGGATGGGAGGCCGCATGTTGCAGCGTGACATGTTGTAG